The Lichenihabitans psoromatis genome contains a region encoding:
- a CDS encoding SOS response-associated peptidase: MCNLYSHTKGPTAIIEFTRALVNHAGNLPPQHGIFPDYSAPIVRNSVAGRELTMARWGMPSSRQALFEATKKRAEKLEDKGKTVDFPALLRMEPDGGTTNIRNTASAHWKRWLGPENRCVVPFTSFSEFNRDAGGEIWFALDESRPLAFFAGIWTTWTSVRKVREGEVAADLFGFLTTMPNAEVGAVHLKAMPVILTTPDEVDQWMTAPTPDALKLQRPLFDGTLQIVARGIKKDGEQEVA, encoded by the coding sequence ATGTGCAACCTCTACAGTCACACCAAAGGCCCGACCGCGATCATCGAGTTCACGCGAGCGCTGGTCAACCACGCGGGCAACTTGCCGCCGCAGCATGGCATCTTTCCGGACTATTCGGCGCCGATTGTGCGAAACTCCGTTGCGGGCCGGGAGCTGACGATGGCCCGCTGGGGAATGCCGTCGTCAAGGCAAGCGCTGTTCGAGGCGACCAAGAAGCGTGCCGAGAAGCTCGAGGACAAAGGCAAGACGGTGGACTTCCCAGCGCTGCTGCGCATGGAGCCGGACGGCGGGACGACGAACATCCGGAACACGGCGTCTGCCCATTGGAAGCGCTGGCTCGGACCGGAGAACCGCTGCGTCGTGCCGTTCACCAGCTTCAGCGAGTTCAACCGCGACGCGGGCGGCGAAATCTGGTTCGCGCTTGATGAAAGCCGGCCGTTGGCCTTCTTCGCCGGGATCTGGACCACGTGGACATCGGTGCGGAAGGTTCGCGAGGGCGAGGTCGCGGCTGACCTATTCGGGTTTCTCACGACGATGCCGAACGCCGAGGTCGGCGCTGTCCACCTAAAAGCAATGCCGGTAATTCTCACAACACCCGACGAGGTCGATCAATGGATGACGGCGCCGACGCCGGACGCTCTAAAGCTGCAGCGTCCCTTGTTCGATGGAACGCTGCAGATCGTA